The stretch of DNA GCGACCCAGCTCGGCGAGGCCGATCGAGTCGAGCTTGATGCCGAGGTCTTCGAAGATCGCCTGGCCGCCGGTGAGGATCGCGATGTCTTCGAGCATCGCCTTGCGACGATCGCCGAAGCCCGGGGCCTTCACCGCGGCGACGTTGAACGTGCCACGCAGTTTGTTGATGACGAGGGTCGCGAGCGCCTCGCCCTCGATGTCCTCGGCAACGATCAAGAGCGGCTTGCCCGAGTTGACGACGGCCTCGAGGACTGGGATCAGGTCCTTGATGCTCGAGATCTTCTTCTCGTGGACCAGGATGTAGCAGTCCTCGAGGACGCACTCCATCAGCTGCTGGTCGGTGACGAAGTACGGCGAGAGGTAGCCGCGGTCGAACTGCATGCCCTCGACCCACTCGACTTCGGTGGCGAGCGACTTGCCTTCGTCGACGGTGATGACGCCGTCCTTGCCGACCTTCTCCATCGCCTTGGAGAGCATCTCGCCGATCTCGGTGTCGCCGTTCGAAGCGACGGTGCCGACCTGGGCCATCTCTTGGGTCGACTTGACCTTGATCGACATCTTCTTGAGTTCGGCGGTGATGTCCTCAACCGCCCGCTCGATGCCCTGCTTCATCTGCACCGGGTTGACGCCGGCGACGACGGCCTTGAGGCCCTCGTTGAAGATCGCCTCGGCGAGCACGGTGGCGGTGGTGGTGCCGTCGCCGGCGATGTCGGAGGTCTTGGCCGCGACCTCCTTCACCATCTGCGCGCCCATGTTCTCGTAGGTGTCTTCCAGCTCGATCTCCTTGGCGACCGAGACGCCGTCCTTGGTGACGGTCGGCGAGCCGAACGACTTCTGGAGGATGACGTTGCGACCCTTGGGGCCGAGGGTGACCTTCACGGCGCGGGCCAGCTTCTGCACGCCACGACGCATCGCGTCGCGGGCTTCTTGATCGAAGGCGATCATTTTCGCCATGGGATAACTCCTGTGTGCGGGTTGGTATTGGGGACGCATTTAGCCCCCCGTCATTGACGGGGGCTAAATGGGGAGATCACTCAAAGAGCTCACTCAACCACGGCGAGGATGTCGCTCTCGCTCATGAGGAGGAACTCCTCGTCGTCGATCTCGATGGTTTCGGGGGCGTAGGTCGTGAAGAGGACCTCGTCGCCGACCTTCACCTGCAGGGGGCCGCGCTTGCCGTCATCGAGCAGCTTGCCGGGACCGACGGCGACGATCTTGCCGCGGTTGGGCTTTTCCTTCGACGAGTCGGGCAGAAAGATGCCGCCGGCGGTCTTGTCGGACGATTCGACGCGCTCGACGACGACCTTGTCGCCCATCGGCTCGAGCTTGACCTTTGACTTCTTTTTGGCAGCGGTCGCCATCGGCGAACTCCTCACGACTAGGGTGGAAGATGTGACTTATGGATGAACGATCGGGTGGAGACGTATCGCCAACCCGGTAAAGACAGCCTCGACAGCCCGCATCACGGCGCAACGGTGACGCAGTCGGAACGCTAGAAAGCAAGTCGGGCGCCAATGCCTGTGGAAGCTTGTAAGTGCTTTCTAGCAGGCATCTTACGGCGATAGGTATAGTCTCGTGCTCCGAGATCGGCCTGTCATTCTGGCCAAATGCCAGCGTTCTCCTCCTGAGAGTTGAGAATCGCCTGCCAGTTTGGCGGCCCCGTCGCGAGCCCCGTAATGCGGACTCGCAAGACACCACCCCTCGGAGGGGGTTGTCGTGGACGAGGGGGTGCGATTCGCTACGCCGGCCGTCGGGGTGGTCGCGTATCGACCACCTCCTGTTCGCGTACACGATCGATGCAAGCTAACCTTCCGGCTGTGTGCCAACGCGGCACGGGAAGGCCAGCTACCGCTCTCTAACCGCCTGCAACGACCCCACAAGGCTCCCAAATGATCTCGACTAACAAACGCCCTGGAGCCGCCCTCCTGGCTCTCCTAGCGATCGGTTTTGCCCTGCCGGAGTCGGCTGAAGCCCGTCGCTATCGTCCCGTGATTCGCAGGGCGCCGGCCGTGTATGGGCGCCGACCGGTGGTGGTCAACACACCGTTTGTCGGCGTCCGCGTCGGCGCTGGTCGGGTCCGCGTCGCCGCTCCGGGGGTTGGTGTCTTTGTCGGCTGGTGAAGTTAATCAGCCCGTTTCGATAACGATGGCTAGCACGGGCCGTCCCGGGGATAACCGGGGCGGCCCGGCCCGTTTGGCACGCGGCGTGCATTGGTAAGGGTCGGTGGTGATTCGACGACTAATTCGTCCCGCTGCCTCCGTACAAGTGCGCACAAGCATCGGCTCCGCACAGCTAACTGGCCGACCGAAGAAAGTGGCCGGCCGTCCTAATCCCTGCTAGCTATCGAGAGGAGAAGCAACATGCTCCGCAAACGTGGATTGTCCCTCGCCGCCACCGCCCTCGGCGCTGTCGCCATGCTGTTCATCACCGCCGGCGACGCCCAAGCCCGACGCGGCTTCTATCGCGGTCCCGTCCGTGGCTACTACACCCCTTACGCCCGCGGCCGCGCCTACTACAGGCCGCGCGCTTATCGCTCCGGCTATCGTGGCTACAGTCGTGGATATTACGGCGGTCGCTACGGTGGCTACTACGGCGGCCGCGGTGGTGTCGTGATCGGCGCGCCAGGGGTCGGCGTCTCGATTGGCTGGTAACTCCCGGCGCTCACCAGATTGCCTAGCTTCAATGGGCGGGCGTCTCGAATCGGTCTAGGGCCAAACACGGCAGAAAGAGTAGGGTTCTTCCTCTCTTGCACCGTAAAGCCCGACCCCGCTGCGAGGCGCCTGCCGTGAAGTTACGCGAGTTCGTTTACCTCTTCGGACTGAAACCGAGCCCGCGTACGTACGGCTACGACGTCCGCACCGCGGACCTTGGTCCTGATGGCGTCGTTTCCTACGCGCAGTGGCTGCACCCGAAAGCTTATCGCTGTGAGGTGACTGCGGCTCTCATCGCCGAGCACCGACAGTTCGTGCGCCCAGGCGACTTCTGTATCGATGTCGGCGCACACAGCGGCGACACCAGCCTGCCGCTGGGTATCGCCGCCGGCGTTGAGGGGTGTGTGCTCGCAATGGAGCCCAACCGCTACGTCTTCCCGACGCTGCAGGCGAACGCCGACCTCAATCGCAAGATCGCCAACATCGTCCCCGTAATGGCTGCCGCAACGCCCGAGGACGGCGCGTTCACTTTCAGCTATGGCGACCCCGGATTCTGCAACGGCGGCGACGCCGCCGACCAGTCGTGGCTACGCCGTCGGCGGATGCTGACGCTCGAAGTGCAGGGGCTCAATCTCAACGAACTCTTGCACCGCGACTTTGCCGACCGGATCGACCGCTTGCGGTTTGTGAAGACCGACACCGAGGGTCACGACCTGGAAGTGCTCGAATCGATCGCCGACCTCATCCGCAAGAAACGTCCGTACCTCCACTGCGAGGTCTTCAAGCACTCACCCTCCGAGCGACGCCGCGACCTACACGCCTTCCTCGTCGCGATGGGCTACGACGTTCACCTCGTGTCCGATGACGGCGGCTTCCGCGGTCGGAAAGTCAGCGAAGATGACCTCTGCGCCGTCGACCACTGCGACATCCTCGCCGCGCCGAAGAAGGGCGTCGCGCTGGCTGCCTAATCTATTGTGTTTAAGGGATTCACCACGACGGACACGAAGAACACGACGGCTTGTTTGTCGGACTGATATTGTCCCTGAGAACGTTCGTCGTGCTCGTCGTGTCCGTCGTGGTGCAATTTTTCCTCAAACGTCTTTCGCTTGCGGATCGGCGACGCACTTGTCGTAGCCGAAGGCGAGCTGGAAGACATCGGGCTTGCGCAGCCCCAGCGCGATCCACACGACGACGCCCATGATGATCGGCATGTAGAAGGGGTCTTCGATACGCACGTGCGTCGCGGTCGCGCCGCCGAGGTAGGCGGTGAGCAAGATGGCGCCGATGAACGCCGTTTGCGGGATGAGGAACAGGATGGTTACCGCGATCTCGACCATGCCGATCCACTTCATCACGTCGTCGGGATAGCCGAACTTTCCCATGATCTCGGCCTTGTTAGGGAAGTCCATGAACTTACCCGACGCGCTCAGACCGCAGAGAAACACGGTGAGTAACACACTCAACACCCAACCGGCGATGAAGGAGGCTTTGGAAGGTTGGGTCATGGCAGTGCCGCGATGGTTTGACTGGACTGAACCGCAAAAGAATAAGAACCACAAAGGAACGAAGTGAACAAAGGAAGCCTTCGGAGATACAGCCTTGGTTCCTTAGTTCCTTTGTGGTTCACTCGTGAGCTGTGAGATCACTCTTCTGCGGCGGGGCTGACCCACTCTTGGAACGCCTCTTCCATGAAGCCTTCGCCGTGGATCATCTCGCCGCCGAGGTGGCCTTCCCAGGCGACGGCCAGTGCTAGGCCGATCAGCCCCAACCGCCAGAACGCGCCGAGTCCCTTGCTCTGCCGCGCTTGGCTGATTAGGGCGATGATCGACAGCACGATCGACGCGGCGGCGAGGCCGAAGCCGTACCAGCGGTGCCGCACGAGGTGCTCGGACCAGTCGCCGAAGCCATCGCCCCACGCCCACGGCGCGCCGTAGTCGAACTCGGCGTACCACCAGCCGCTGGCGACCGCCGCCACCGACGTCAGCGCGCCGCCGACAAGGCACGCCAGCGGGATCTGCGTCCGCCACGACGGAATCACGACGCCGATCACGACGAACAACGCGCCGAACACCCACAGCGCAATCGGCAGGTGGACCACGGCGTGGTGCGTCTTGGCGAAGAACGCCGGGGCGCGCTCGATGATCCCGCCCCAATCGGTCGCGGCGGCTTCGGGCTCCTCGGCCTCGGCTTCTTCCATCGCCTCGTCTTCCATCGCCTCGTCTTCGGCGACCTCCGCGCCATCCGCGGCTTCGTCTTCGAGTTCTTCGACGGCTTCCTCAACCGCGGGTTCGCTCTCATCGAGCGGGGCCGGCTCTTCGGGCTCGATCGCCGCGGGTTCTTCCGCCATCTCTGTTTCGGCTTCGGCGGCGTCTTCTACGGGCTCTTCGGGCGTCGCCGCCTCCCCGTCCACCATGGGCTCTTCGGTCTCCGCAGCGGGTTCCTCGGCTTCGGAGGTTGCTTCTTGCGACTCTGACGTTGGAACGTCAAGCACCTCGTCGACCGGGTCTTGCGCCACGGCGACACTCGACCAAAGGGCTAATGCGAGAAGTCCAGACACGAGGCCAATGCGTCGCAAGGTATTGCTCTCCGCCGAAAGTGAGGTCCTAGGAGCCGCGTCGCGGCAGACCGCATTCTAACCCGCGGCGCCGACGATTGGCAGACGAAGCCGGCCCGCCCGTTGGACTTCGCTGTGGGCCGGGTATTCTTGGAGGGTGAACGCTCCTGAAACACCGAGCCCTGCGGGCCCCGACGAAGCGACGCTCCTCGTCGCCCAAGCTGGCCAGGCGGCCGCCGCGGCGGCGGGGCTCGAATGCGTCCTCGAACTGTCTCCGCACAGCGAGTCGCGCTACCTCCACGTCCTGCGCGGCGACGCCTGGTACGGCATCCGCGTCTCTTGCCACGAGGCGGTCTACGACTGCTGCCGCGACTACACGCAGCTGCGGGTCGGAGAGCCGCCAACGCCGGAAGTTGTCGCCGCTGCTAGTGCAGCCGCCGAGCAACTGGTCCTCAGCGGCGGTGAAGTTGTCGCCGACCCGGCGGCGGTCGCCGTCGCCATCGACAAGATCGCTGCGGTGCTCTGCGACGGCCGCACCTACCGCGACGACGACGGCCTCCGCTGGCGCTGGGTCGCGGACGAAGAGCGCTGGGACCTGGCGTGCCGCTACTGGGGCGACGAGTCCGTGCTGACGCCCCCCACGCACCGCCCCAGCACCGTGGTCACGGCCCGCATCCGCTGCCAAGTCCGCCACACCCAAAACGTCACCGCGCGCTGGGCCGCCGAAGCCGGCAGTGAATCTGATTCAAAGTAGTTAACCACAAAGGAACAAAGGAACGACGGAAGCAGAGCGCACGATTGCCTTCAGCAAAATCTCTTTGTTCCTTCGTTCCTTTGTGGTGAATCCTCTTGGAACCACCATCGCCGTGCTAGCAGCGGTTCCTTTTGCCTAACCGGCAGATTCTCTCAGGCGCCGCGGGCGTTTTAGTCGATCAATCTCGACGAAGCGCCGGAGTTTTCGCCGCGACTTGTCGAGGTCTGCCAAGTGCCTGCAATCACCACCCCCACCGGCCTGCA from Botrimarina mediterranea encodes:
- the groL gene encoding chaperonin GroEL (60 kDa chaperone family; promotes refolding of misfolded polypeptides especially under stressful conditions; forms two stacked rings of heptamers to form a barrel-shaped 14mer; ends can be capped by GroES; misfolded proteins enter the barrel where they are refolded when GroES binds) gives rise to the protein MAKMIAFDQEARDAMRRGVQKLARAVKVTLGPKGRNVILQKSFGSPTVTKDGVSVAKEIELEDTYENMGAQMVKEVAAKTSDIAGDGTTTATVLAEAIFNEGLKAVVAGVNPVQMKQGIERAVEDITAELKKMSIKVKSTQEMAQVGTVASNGDTEIGEMLSKAMEKVGKDGVITVDEGKSLATEVEWVEGMQFDRGYLSPYFVTDQQLMECVLEDCYILVHEKKISSIKDLIPVLEAVVNSGKPLLIVAEDIEGEALATLVINKLRGTFNVAAVKAPGFGDRRKAMLEDIAILTGGQAIFEDLGIKLDSIGLAELGRAKKVIISKDNTTVIEGAGKSSDIKGRIDQIRREIENTTSDYDREKLEERLAKLSGGVAKVNVGAATESEMKEKKARVEDALHATRAAVEEGILPGGGVALVRCSAKVKPTGLSHDQEVGYQIVVRASQAPLKAIATNAGKDGGVVCEKVADMKGGEGYNAATDKYEDLVKTGVIDPVKVTRTALQNAASVATLLLTSDALIAEAPKKGKGGAAAPGMDDMY
- a CDS encoding co-chaperone GroES; the encoded protein is MATAAKKKSKVKLEPMGDKVVVERVESSDKTAGGIFLPDSSKEKPNRGKIVAVGPGKLLDDGKRGPLQVKVGDEVLFTTYAPETIEIDDEEFLLMSESDILAVVE
- a CDS encoding FkbM family methyltransferase; the encoded protein is MKLREFVYLFGLKPSPRTYGYDVRTADLGPDGVVSYAQWLHPKAYRCEVTAALIAEHRQFVRPGDFCIDVGAHSGDTSLPLGIAAGVEGCVLAMEPNRYVFPTLQANADLNRKIANIVPVMAAATPEDGAFTFSYGDPGFCNGGDAADQSWLRRRRMLTLEVQGLNLNELLHRDFADRIDRLRFVKTDTEGHDLEVLESIADLIRKKRPYLHCEVFKHSPSERRRDLHAFLVAMGYDVHLVSDDGGFRGRKVSEDDLCAVDHCDILAAPKKGVALAA
- a CDS encoding DoxX family protein — translated: MTQPSKASFIAGWVLSVLLTVFLCGLSASGKFMDFPNKAEIMGKFGYPDDVMKWIGMVEIAVTILFLIPQTAFIGAILLTAYLGGATATHVRIEDPFYMPIIMGVVVWIALGLRKPDVFQLAFGYDKCVADPQAKDV